In Senegalia massiliensis, a single genomic region encodes these proteins:
- a CDS encoding ABC transporter permease has translation MLGDLGFIIGTSLMYAAPLLFTALGGVMSENSGVVNIGLEGMMSVGAFTGAAVGYFSGNPWLAFILAGLAAGVFGLLHAIASVTFHAEQVVSGIAINFLGPGIALFMSRLLFNNSTMTKSIDFSAKMPRPLNGVFESNSFLDLVFNQYATVYMAFILVFIVWFTLYKTKLGLRIRAVGEHPAAADTLGVSVTKIRYLSVILSGVFAGFGGAAMSIAVVSNFRPTLISGQGFIALAAVIFGKWKPQGAMWACLLFGAAQGLTVYLGGSSIINISSQLLAMLPYLLTLIILTGFVGRATAPTANGEPYQKGER, from the coding sequence GTGCTAGGTGATTTAGGATTTATAATAGGAACTTCACTTATGTATGCAGCACCACTTTTATTTACAGCTTTAGGTGGAGTTATGTCAGAAAACTCTGGTGTAGTTAATATAGGTCTTGAAGGAATGATGTCAGTAGGTGCATTTACGGGAGCAGCAGTAGGATATTTCTCGGGAAATCCATGGCTTGCTTTTATTCTTGCAGGACTTGCTGCTGGAGTGTTTGGTTTACTTCATGCTATAGCTTCTGTTACATTTCATGCAGAGCAGGTAGTATCAGGTATTGCAATTAACTTTTTAGGTCCTGGTATTGCATTATTTATGAGTAGATTGTTATTTAATAACTCTACAATGACTAAATCAATAGATTTTTCTGCTAAAATGCCAAGACCATTAAATGGAGTGTTTGAGTCAAATTCTTTTTTAGACTTAGTGTTTAATCAATATGCTACTGTTTATATGGCTTTTATATTAGTTTTTATAGTTTGGTTTACATTATATAAGACAAAGTTAGGATTAAGAATAAGAGCTGTTGGAGAACATCCAGCAGCAGCAGATACATTGGGAGTTAGTGTAACTAAGATAAGATACTTATCTGTGATATTATCAGGTGTATTTGCAGGGTTTGGAGGAGCTGCTATGAGTATTGCAGTTGTTTCTAACTTTAGACCTACATTAATATCTGGTCAAGGATTTATAGCACTTGCTGCAGTAATATTTGGTAAGTGGAAGCCACAAGGTGCTATGTGGGCATGCTTATTGTTTGGAGCAGCTCAAGGACTGACTGTTTATTTAGGAGGTTCATCTATAATAAATATTTCATCACAATTATTAGCAATGCTTCCTTATTTATTAACATTAATAATTCTTACAGGATTTGTAGGTAGGGCAACAGCTCCAACTGCAAATGGTGAACCTTATCAAAAAGGTGAAAGATAA
- the rpoN gene encoding RNA polymerase factor sigma-54: protein MRMGFDLSLQQTQKLVMTPELRQAIKLLQFNSYELNEYLETQMESNPLIERELKKDNKEAQEDVSIDQKEEIDWKEYSNQYDDISYKKVNRNKEEYNYENFITKEESLKEHLSLQLDLTLSEGIDKLIASILIENIDSNGYITTTLEDISSYLNISTKKIEDILYLIQTFEPIGVGARDLKECLKIQLKNKNLDSTDIISIINNHLEDVGANRLGKISKTIGISIKRVQYLCDIIKTLEPKPGRGFPSDDDDIKYVKPDVILEEIDGEYIIRVNDTTAPRLVINDFYKNMLNNKENNDASKFINHKLNSAMWLIKSIEQRRMTIFKVVTSIVKYQKDFFKKGQKFLKPLTLREIADDIEMHESTVSRATNGKYIQTPRGLFELKYFFSSGIKASDGNVASTGVKSIIKELVDNENPKKPLSDQKIADTLKQKEINISRRTVAKYRDELNIPSSSKRRRY, encoded by the coding sequence ATGAGGATGGGATTTGATTTATCATTACAACAGACTCAAAAACTAGTTATGACTCCAGAGTTAAGACAGGCTATTAAGCTATTACAATTTAACAGCTATGAACTCAATGAATATTTAGAAACTCAAATGGAATCTAATCCTTTAATAGAAAGAGAATTAAAAAAAGATAATAAAGAAGCTCAAGAAGACGTTTCTATAGATCAAAAAGAGGAGATTGACTGGAAAGAATATTCAAATCAATATGATGATATTAGTTATAAAAAAGTCAATAGAAATAAAGAAGAATATAATTATGAAAATTTTATAACGAAAGAGGAGTCTTTAAAAGAACATTTATCTTTGCAATTAGATTTAACTCTTTCAGAAGGTATAGATAAATTAATTGCATCAATTTTAATTGAAAATATAGATAGTAATGGTTATATTACTACTACTTTAGAAGATATTTCATCATATCTAAATATAAGTACAAAAAAGATAGAAGATATTTTATATCTCATTCAAACATTTGAACCAATAGGTGTAGGAGCAAGAGATTTAAAAGAATGTTTAAAAATTCAATTAAAAAATAAAAATTTAGATAGTACTGATATCATATCTATAATAAATAATCATTTGGAAGATGTAGGAGCAAATAGATTAGGAAAAATATCAAAAACAATTGGTATAAGTATAAAAAGAGTTCAGTATCTTTGTGATATAATTAAAACACTTGAGCCTAAACCTGGTAGAGGATTTCCAAGTGACGATGATGATATAAAATATGTTAAACCTGATGTAATATTAGAAGAAATTGATGGAGAATATATAATAAGAGTAAATGATACTACGGCACCAAGATTGGTTATAAATGATTTTTATAAAAATATGTTAAATAATAAAGAAAATAATGATGCTTCTAAATTTATTAATCATAAATTAAATTCTGCTATGTGGCTTATTAAAAGTATAGAACAGAGAAGAATGACGATATTTAAAGTAGTTACTTCTATTGTGAAATATCAAAAGGATTTTTTCAAAAAAGGACAGAAATTTTTGAAGCCTTTAACTTTGAGAGAAATAGCAGATGATATAGAAATGCATGAGTCTACAGTAAGTAGAGCAACAAATGGGAAGTATATTCAAACCCCTAGAGGATTATTTGAACTAAAGTATTTTTTCTCTAGTGGTATAAAAGCAAGTGATGGAAATGTAGCTTCTACAGGTGTTAAATCAATAATAAAAGAATTAGTAGATAATGAAAATCCTAAAAAACCTTTAAGTGATCAAAAAATAGCTGATACACTTAAACAAAAAGAAATAAATATTTCTAGACGAACTGTAGCTAAATATAGAGATGAACTAAATATTCCATCATCATCAAAAAGAAGAAGATACTAG
- the grdD gene encoding glycine/sarcosine/betaine reductase complex component C subunit alpha: MSEENVKKMIGKVFGDIANAIETGDFSDKVSIGITLMGSEHGIENILKGAELASENSSFEVILIGPEVDTNLKVVKAETEEEQHKEMERLLDEEIIQGAVTMHYNFPIGVSTVGRVITPGMGKEMYIATTTGTSSPHRVEAMVKNGLNGIITAKSMGVESPTIGILNVDGARQVERALKELNSNGYDINFAESMRSDGGAVMRGNDLLTGTPDVMIADSLTGNLLMKIFSSFNTGGSYEALGYGYGPGIGEGYKRNILILSRASGVPVVSNAIKYAAQLAKGNVLDVSQKEYKNAKKAKFEDVLKSLTKEKKKSDDSEQIIQPEKEVVTGSISGIDIMELEDAVQELWKNSIYAESGMGCTGPIVMVSESKLSKAIEILKKAGYATEGSDPC; encoded by the coding sequence ATGAGTGAAGAAAATGTAAAGAAAATGATAGGTAAAGTATTTGGTGATATTGCAAATGCAATTGAAACAGGTGACTTTTCTGATAAAGTTAGTATAGGAATAACTTTAATGGGAAGTGAGCATGGTATAGAAAATATCTTAAAAGGTGCAGAACTTGCATCTGAAAATTCTTCTTTTGAAGTTATATTAATAGGACCTGAAGTAGATACTAACTTAAAAGTAGTAAAGGCTGAAACTGAAGAAGAACAACATAAAGAAATGGAAAGATTATTGGATGAAGAAATTATACAAGGTGCTGTAACTATGCATTATAATTTCCCTATTGGAGTGTCTACAGTAGGTAGAGTAATAACTCCAGGTATGGGTAAAGAAATGTATATAGCTACCACAACAGGTACTTCTTCACCTCATAGAGTAGAAGCTATGGTTAAAAATGGTCTAAATGGTATTATAACTGCCAAATCTATGGGAGTAGAAAGCCCTACTATTGGAATATTAAATGTCGATGGAGCAAGACAAGTAGAAAGGGCATTAAAAGAATTAAATTCTAATGGATACGATATTAATTTTGCAGAAAGTATGAGATCAGATGGTGGGGCAGTAATGAGAGGAAATGACTTACTTACTGGTACTCCAGATGTTATGATAGCAGATAGCTTAACTGGTAATCTTCTTATGAAGATATTCTCTTCTTTTAACACAGGAGGAAGTTATGAAGCTTTAGGTTATGGATATGGACCTGGAATAGGAGAAGGATATAAGAGAAATATTCTTATACTTTCAAGAGCTTCAGGAGTACCAGTTGTATCCAATGCTATTAAATATGCAGCACAACTTGCAAAAGGAAATGTATTAGATGTATCTCAAAAAGAATATAAAAATGCAAAAAAAGCTAAATTTGAAGATGTATTGAAGAGCTTAACTAAAGAAAAGAAAAAAAGTGATGATTCAGAACAAATAATTCAACCTGAAAAAGAAGTAGTTACAGGCTCAATTTCAGGTATAGATATTATGGAACTTGAAGATGCTGTACAAGAGTTATGGAAGAATAGTATTTATGCAGAAAGTGGAATGGGTTGTACTGGACCTATTGTAATGGTAAGTGAATCTAAACTTTCTAAAGCTATAGAGATTCTCAAAAAGGCAGGTTATGCTACAGAAGGGTCAGATCCTTGTTAA
- the gap gene encoding type I glyceraldehyde-3-phosphate dehydrogenase, producing the protein MTMKVAINGFGRIGRNVLRAALEDNVEELEFVAVNNSGKVEDLAHLFKYDSLFGKFEGEVKAEDDYIVIDGKKIKKLNERDPEKLPWKELGVDLVIESTGVFRDREGAEKHIKAGAKKVLISAPAKDEDITIVMGVNEKDYDKDNHNIISNASCTTNCLAPFSKVILDKFGIKSGLMTTVHAYTNDQRILDGTHKDLRRARAAAESIIPTTTGAAKAVGLVIPELKGIVNGMAMRVPTPTVSVVDIVFELENSATAEEVNKALKEAAEGELKGILAYSDEPLVSMDYRKDPNSSIIDGLSTMTVGDNLVKVVSWYDNEWGYSSRVVDLAKLIAEKGL; encoded by the coding sequence ATGACTATGAAAGTAGCAATTAATGGTTTTGGTAGAATAGGAAGAAATGTATTGAGAGCAGCATTAGAAGATAATGTTGAGGAGTTAGAATTTGTTGCAGTTAATAACTCAGGTAAGGTTGAAGATCTAGCACATTTATTTAAATATGATTCACTTTTTGGAAAATTTGAAGGAGAAGTGAAGGCAGAAGATGACTATATAGTAATTGATGGTAAAAAAATAAAGAAATTAAATGAAAGAGATCCTGAAAAATTACCATGGAAAGAACTTGGAGTAGATTTAGTAATTGAATCAACAGGAGTATTCAGAGATAGAGAAGGTGCAGAAAAGCATATTAAAGCAGGAGCTAAAAAAGTATTAATTTCTGCTCCAGCAAAAGACGAAGATATTACTATAGTAATGGGTGTAAATGAAAAAGATTATGACAAAGATAATCATAACATTATTTCAAATGCATCTTGTACTACAAACTGTTTAGCACCTTTCTCAAAAGTTATATTAGATAAATTTGGTATTAAAAGTGGACTTATGACAACAGTTCATGCATATACTAATGACCAAAGAATATTAGATGGAACGCATAAAGACTTAAGAAGAGCAAGAGCAGCAGCAGAAAGTATAATTCCAACAACAACAGGAGCAGCAAAAGCTGTAGGATTAGTTATTCCTGAACTTAAAGGTATAGTTAATGGTATGGCAATGAGAGTACCAACACCAACTGTTTCAGTAGTTGATATAGTATTCGAATTAGAAAATAGTGCAACAGCTGAAGAAGTAAACAAAGCATTAAAAGAAGCTGCAGAAGGAGAATTAAAAGGAATATTAGCTTACTCTGATGAACCATTAGTATCTATGGATTATAGAAAAGATCCTAACTCATCAATTATAGATGGATTATCTACTATGACAGTAGGAGATAATTTAGTTAAAGTTGTATCTTGGTATGATAATGAGTGGGGTTATTCTTCAAGAGTAGTAGACTTAGCTAAACTTATAGCAGAAAAAGGACTTTAA
- a CDS encoding BMP family lipoprotein, with product MLKKILSLMLVFTLVFTVVVGCSTPGTDEDNNEGTDSGSEGAESDLKMAMVTDVGGISDASFNQSAWEGHQKVEEDMGIKVSYKESSKDSDYGPNLETLLDEGNDLIWGIGYKMADAISEAAGKNPDQKYAIVDFAYEETPENVVGVLFQDEQSSFLVGYIAGKMTESNKVGFVGGIEGAVISRFENGFKAGVEYANPEAEVLVQYAESFTDAAKGKAIANSMYQDDADIVFHASGGVGDGVIEAAKEQDKWAIGVDRDQNDLAPDNVLTSAMKRIDQAVVNIAEALENDNFPSGETIRYSLEDGGVGIAPTSDKNVPEDILNEVEDVKQKIIDGEIEVPYDDDTYEEWESNK from the coding sequence ATGTTAAAGAAAATTTTATCTTTAATGCTAGTATTTACATTAGTCTTTACAGTAGTAGTTGGTTGTAGTACACCAGGTACTGATGAAGACAATAACGAAGGAACTGATAGTGGTTCAGAAGGAGCAGAAAGTGATCTTAAAATGGCAATGGTAACTGATGTAGGAGGTATTAGTGATGCATCATTTAACCAATCTGCTTGGGAAGGTCACCAAAAAGTAGAAGAAGACATGGGTATCAAAGTGTCATATAAAGAATCAAGTAAAGATTCTGATTATGGTCCAAACCTTGAAACGCTTCTAGATGAAGGGAATGACCTTATTTGGGGTATAGGATATAAAATGGCAGATGCAATATCAGAAGCAGCTGGAAAAAATCCTGATCAAAAATATGCAATAGTTGACTTTGCATATGAAGAAACCCCAGAAAATGTTGTTGGAGTATTATTCCAAGATGAGCAAAGTTCATTTTTAGTTGGTTATATAGCAGGGAAAATGACTGAATCTAACAAAGTAGGTTTTGTTGGAGGTATAGAAGGTGCTGTTATATCTAGATTTGAAAATGGGTTCAAAGCTGGTGTAGAATATGCTAATCCAGAGGCAGAAGTATTAGTTCAATATGCGGAGTCATTTACTGATGCAGCTAAAGGAAAAGCCATAGCTAATTCAATGTATCAAGATGATGCTGATATAGTATTCCATGCATCAGGTGGAGTAGGTGATGGAGTTATAGAAGCAGCTAAAGAACAAGATAAATGGGCGATAGGTGTAGATAGAGACCAGAATGATTTAGCACCAGACAATGTTCTTACTTCAGCTATGAAGCGTATAGATCAAGCTGTGGTTAATATAGCAGAAGCTCTTGAAAATGATAATTTCCCTAGCGGAGAAACTATCAGATATAGCTTAGAAGATGGTGGAGTTGGAATTGCGCCTACATCAGATAAGAATGTTCCTGAAGATATATTAAATGAAGTTGAAGATGTTAAACAAAAAATCATTGATGGAGAAATTGAAGTACCATATGATGATGACACATATGAAGAATGGGAATCAAATAAATAA
- a CDS encoding phosphoglycerate kinase → MMQNKKTVEDLDIRGKRVLVRCDFNVPMDENRNITDDRRIKSALPTIKYILENDGKVVLMSHLGRPKGEAKKEFSLEPVAKRLADLLGREVIFAEDDEVVGESAKKAVSEMEIGDVVLLQNTRFRKEEKKNEEEFAKSLASLGDIFVNDAFGTAHRAHASNVGVSNHLPSAIGYLVKRELDIMAGAISNPERPFLAILGGAKVTDKIGVIENLLDKVDSLIIGGGMSYTFLNAKGHEVGTSLLEKDKVNLAKELMEKAEQKNVKLLLPVDIVITKEFKNDSEYKTVNIDSIPKDMMGLDIGEKTRDLFSEEIKNSKTVIWNGPMGVFEMENFAKGTNRIAEAMAESDATTIIGGGDSAAAVEKTGLNDKMTHISTGGGASLELFEGKKLPGIEALEDK, encoded by the coding sequence TTGATGCAAAATAAGAAGACTGTAGAAGATTTAGATATAAGAGGTAAAAGAGTATTAGTTAGATGTGACTTTAATGTTCCAATGGACGAAAATAGAAATATAACAGATGACAGAAGAATAAAAAGTGCACTTCCTACGATTAAATATATATTAGAAAATGATGGAAAAGTTGTACTTATGTCTCACTTAGGTAGACCAAAAGGTGAAGCTAAGAAGGAATTTAGTTTAGAACCAGTTGCAAAAAGACTTGCAGACTTATTAGGAAGAGAAGTTATATTTGCAGAAGATGATGAAGTTGTAGGGGAAAGTGCAAAAAAAGCAGTAAGTGAAATGGAAATTGGAGATGTAGTATTACTTCAGAATACTAGATTTAGAAAAGAAGAAAAGAAAAATGAAGAAGAATTTGCTAAAAGCTTAGCATCGTTAGGTGATATTTTTGTAAATGATGCTTTTGGAACAGCGCATAGAGCTCATGCATCAAATGTAGGAGTTTCAAATCACTTACCTTCTGCAATTGGATACTTAGTAAAACGTGAATTAGATATTATGGCTGGTGCAATTTCAAATCCAGAAAGACCTTTCCTTGCAATACTTGGAGGAGCAAAAGTAACTGATAAAATAGGAGTAATAGAAAATTTATTAGATAAAGTAGATTCTTTAATAATAGGTGGAGGCATGTCTTATACATTTTTAAATGCAAAAGGACATGAAGTAGGTACATCCTTGTTAGAAAAAGATAAGGTGAATTTAGCAAAAGAATTAATGGAAAAAGCAGAACAAAAAAATGTGAAACTTTTATTGCCTGTAGATATAGTTATAACAAAAGAATTTAAAAATGATTCAGAATATAAAACTGTAAATATTGATAGTATACCAAAAGATATGATGGGGCTTGATATAGGAGAAAAAACTAGAGATTTATTTTCTGAAGAAATAAAAAATTCTAAAACTGTAATCTGGAATGGTCCAATGGGCGTATTTGAAATGGAAAATTTCGCGAAGGGAACTAATAGAATAGCAGAAGCTATGGCTGAATCTGATGCTACAACTATAATAGGTGGTGGAGATAGTGCAGCAGCTGTAGAAAAAACAGGATTAAATGATAAAATGACTCATATCTCTACTGGTGGTGGAGCATCACTTGAACTTTTTGAAGGAAAGAAATTACCAGGAATTGAAGCTCTAGAAGATAAATAG
- a CDS encoding ABC transporter permease, protein MADKNMKKDNKYSVKERLFSSGLTFTLLSILVGFLIGAVVLLIAGFNPLDAYRIIIEGIFSRTKYISYAIIYSTPLIITGLSVTFAFRTGLFNIGAEGQFIIGSLVAALIGHFLELPLVLHVIAILIGAALAAGLWGGIAGFLKAKFGVHEVIATIMLNWTALYLNNYIIMKPFFRRPESETSKDILDSASITFVEKWKYSDAGREWLSGHPYLKDFLAAPANAGIIFAIILAIMIWYILNKTTLGYELRAVGYNKFAAEYGGIKVKKSIITSMVIAGAIAGLAGAIQVMGVTKNVIVLPLMEGYGFDGIAVSLIAGNMAIGNIFSGLLFGALKYGGPKIQPPLGAPSEVIDIMIGTIVFFIAIPRIFKMVLEIKNKKRGEKSAR, encoded by the coding sequence ATGGCAGATAAAAACATGAAAAAAGATAATAAATATTCTGTGAAAGAAAGATTATTTTCAAGTGGATTAACATTTACGCTTTTATCTATTTTAGTAGGATTTTTAATAGGAGCAGTAGTACTTTTAATTGCTGGGTTTAATCCATTAGATGCTTATAGAATAATAATAGAAGGTATATTTAGTAGAACAAAATATATTTCTTATGCCATTATATATTCCACACCTCTAATAATTACAGGGCTTTCTGTAACATTTGCATTTAGAACAGGATTGTTTAATATAGGAGCAGAAGGACAATTTATAATAGGTTCACTTGTAGCAGCATTAATAGGACATTTTTTAGAATTACCTTTAGTTTTACATGTAATTGCGATTCTGATAGGAGCAGCATTAGCCGCTGGATTATGGGGTGGTATTGCAGGATTTTTAAAGGCGAAATTTGGAGTACATGAGGTTATAGCAACAATAATGCTTAACTGGACTGCACTATATTTAAATAATTATATTATAATGAAACCTTTCTTTAGAAGACCAGAAAGTGAGACATCAAAAGATATATTAGATAGTGCAAGTATTACATTTGTTGAAAAATGGAAATATAGTGATGCAGGAAGAGAATGGTTAAGTGGACATCCTTATTTAAAAGATTTCTTAGCGGCTCCTGCAAATGCTGGAATTATTTTCGCTATAATTTTAGCAATAATGATATGGTATATTTTAAACAAGACTACATTAGGATATGAACTTCGTGCTGTAGGATATAATAAATTTGCAGCAGAATATGGCGGAATTAAAGTCAAAAAAAGTATTATTACATCAATGGTAATTGCTGGAGCTATTGCAGGACTAGCTGGAGCTATACAAGTAATGGGTGTAACTAAAAATGTAATAGTGTTACCACTTATGGAAGGTTATGGATTTGATGGAATAGCTGTGTCTCTTATAGCAGGAAATATGGCAATAGGAAATATTTTTTCAGGGTTATTATTTGGAGCACTTAAATATGGTGGACCTAAAATACAACCACCATTAGGGGCGCCATCTGAAGTAATTGACATAATGATAGGAACTATAGTGTTCTTTATAGCTATACCAAGAATATTTAAGATGGTACTAGAAATAAAGAACAAGAAACGAGGTGAAAAAAGTGCTAGGTGA
- a CDS encoding ABC transporter ATP-binding protein, with protein sequence MKNITKKFGNFTANDNINLTVHKGEVHALLGENGAGKTTLMNILYGLYKQTSGDIYIREEKIDISDPNVAIGKGIGMVHQHFMLVQPFTVTENIILGMETVKGISLDMEKARKDVKELSDKYGLYVDPDAKIEDISVGMQQRVEILKALYRGAEILILDEPTAVLTPQEIVDLMEIMRGLTEQGKTIIIITHKLKEIKMIADYCTIIRRGKHIDTVEVSKTSQDDLASKMVGREVNFNVDKEDREPGDVTLKIEDLVVKDNRDINAVDGLSLELRTGEILGLAGIDGNGQSELIEALNGLRKVESGKIFINGKDVTNKSPKEIFDNKIAIIPEDRQKRGLVLDFTMAENMVLENYNKKPFSKNGVLSYENIEKFAKDLIKKFDVRPENEKIKAKSLSGGNQQKVIIAREVTNNPDVLIAAQPTRGLDVGAIEYVHKSLVNQRDNGKAVLLVSLELDEVLNVSDRIAVIYEGKIVGVINAKDADENKLGLMMAGGGTDGR encoded by the coding sequence ATGAAAAATATAACTAAGAAGTTTGGAAATTTCACAGCGAATGATAATATAAATCTTACTGTTCATAAAGGCGAAGTTCATGCTCTACTTGGAGAAAATGGTGCAGGAAAAACTACTCTTATGAATATATTATATGGGCTTTATAAGCAAACTTCAGGTGATATATATATAAGAGAAGAAAAAATAGATATATCCGACCCTAATGTTGCAATTGGAAAAGGTATAGGTATGGTTCATCAACATTTTATGCTTGTTCAACCATTTACAGTTACTGAAAATATCATTTTAGGAATGGAGACTGTAAAAGGAATCAGCTTAGATATGGAAAAAGCTAGAAAAGATGTAAAGGAATTATCAGATAAATATGGACTTTATGTAGATCCAGATGCTAAAATAGAAGATATATCTGTAGGAATGCAACAAAGAGTTGAGATATTAAAGGCTTTATATAGAGGAGCAGAGATACTTATATTAGATGAACCAACAGCAGTATTAACACCTCAAGAAATTGTTGATTTAATGGAAATAATGAGAGGATTAACAGAACAAGGAAAAACTATAATCATAATTACACATAAATTAAAAGAAATAAAAATGATAGCAGATTATTGTACTATAATAAGAAGAGGAAAACATATTGATACTGTAGAAGTATCTAAAACATCTCAAGATGATCTAGCATCTAAAATGGTAGGTAGAGAAGTTAATTTTAATGTGGACAAAGAAGATAGAGAGCCGGGAGATGTGACTTTAAAAATAGAAGACTTAGTAGTAAAAGATAATAGAGATATAAATGCTGTAGATGGATTATCACTTGAATTGCGTACAGGAGAAATTCTAGGACTTGCAGGAATAGATGGAAATGGACAATCTGAATTAATTGAAGCTTTAAATGGTCTTAGAAAAGTAGAGTCAGGAAAGATATTTATAAATGGAAAAGATGTAACAAACAAATCTCCTAAGGAGATATTTGATAATAAAATTGCAATAATACCAGAAGATAGGCAAAAAAGAGGATTAGTATTAGATTTTACTATGGCAGAAAATATGGTTTTAGAAAATTATAACAAGAAACCATTTTCAAAAAATGGAGTTCTTAGTTATGAAAATATAGAAAAATTTGCAAAAGATTTAATTAAGAAATTTGATGTAAGACCTGAAAATGAGAAAATAAAAGCAAAATCTTTATCAGGGGGAAATCAACAAAAAGTAATTATCGCAAGAGAAGTTACTAATAATCCTGATGTACTAATAGCAGCACAACCTACAAGAGGTCTGGATGTAGGAGCTATAGAGTATGTTCATAAATCATTAGTAAATCAAAGAGATAATGGAAAAGCAGTATTATTGGTTTCATTAGAGTTAGATGAAGTATTAAATGTATCAGATAGAATAGCAGTGATATACGAAGGTAAGATAGTTGGAGTAATTAATGCCAAAGATGCAGATGAAAATAAATTAGGTCTTATGATGGCAGGAGGTGGAACAGATGGCAGATAA
- a CDS encoding sugar-binding transcriptional regulator, with amino-acid sequence MKDIINLQKKIMPEMIELLNKRYNILRTVYYNSPIGRRTLANSLGIGERAIRTEVDILKKQGLLEVKSMGMNVTEVGINIIDDLKEFIYELRDLSILEEKLKKILNLKNIYVVPGDFDNDQYILSDIGKEASKHILNTINDNNILGITGGTTMAEVANNMPNVHNLKDILVLPARGGIGKDLKTQSNNIAAKIAEKLNGSYKLLHIPDNIGKEALDTLMKFDEIKSLIDSIKKIDVLVFGIGRADTMAERRNLSEDIIDSLRTNKAVSEAFGYYFDTFGNIVRESNTVGLNLKDFKRIKNVIGIAAGAKKSEAILAITALRNDLTLIVDEGAARSILKKVK; translated from the coding sequence ATGAAAGATATAATTAATCTGCAAAAAAAAATTATGCCTGAAATGATAGAATTGCTCAATAAGAGGTATAATATATTAAGAACTGTTTATTATAACTCTCCTATTGGAAGAAGAACCTTAGCAAATTCATTAGGAATAGGAGAAAGGGCAATTAGAACAGAAGTTGACATTCTAAAAAAGCAAGGGTTATTAGAAGTTAAATCTATGGGTATGAATGTTACAGAAGTAGGCATAAATATAATAGATGATTTAAAAGAATTCATTTATGAATTGAGAGATTTATCAATTCTAGAAGAAAAATTAAAAAAAATATTGAATTTAAAAAATATTTATGTAGTACCAGGTGATTTTGATAATGATCAATACATATTATCTGATATTGGAAAAGAGGCTTCAAAACACATATTAAATACCATAAATGATAATAATATACTAGGAATCACTGGTGGAACTACTATGGCTGAGGTTGCAAATAATATGCCTAATGTTCATAATCTAAAAGATATATTAGTTTTGCCAGCAAGAGGTGGAATTGGTAAGGATTTAAAAACTCAATCTAATAATATTGCGGCGAAAATAGCAGAAAAGTTGAATGGTAGTTATAAATTGTTACATATACCAGACAATATTGGAAAAGAAGCATTGGATACTCTTATGAAATTTGATGAAATAAAATCTTTGATAGATTCTATAAAAAAAATAGATGTATTAGTATTTGGAATTGGTAGAGCAGATACTATGGCTGAAAGAAGAAATCTATCTGAAGATATCATAGATTCACTTAGAACAAATAAAGCTGTATCAGAAGCATTTGGATATTATTTTGATACTTTTGGAAATATAGTAAGAGAATCAAACACTGTAGGGCTTAATTTAAAAGATTTTAAAAGAATCAAAAATGTAATAGGAATTGCGGCAGGAGCAAAAAAGTCAGAAGCAATACTTGCAATTACAGCCTTAAGAAATGATTTAACTCTAATAGTTGATGAAGGTGCAGCAAGATCAATACTTAAGAAAGTTAAATAA